The Streptomyces aurantiacus genome includes a region encoding these proteins:
- a CDS encoding TerD family protein, with product MTAELVRGQNHPLSQARLEIRVSAGKPIVAGATLSDEQGRVHGVEWVAHPGSPTLPGIEVSKQAAADHRLACDLDALPESVHRVSVLLALPSGVGGPVRFGVVAAPFVAVTGLDGSEVASYTVTGLDVESAVVALELYRRQGAWKVRAVGQGYAGGLAELLADQGLPQAHQLAGSINEAVAQGLARSVAAPPPRTAEGDRSRHAAAPALGQDQGGSTSQAGPGQVSPQHGHPGGPGSTASGAGHGGPQSGYPAATPPTDPSAVTQPAGPGAGGPVNYSHPGRQAAAPPPPPPTAPPAQPGQPAQPVAGDATGWSMEERLYNQVWGMFEDLARATAAYRSAVDFAESRMEQELDKVLSDPRSRIGGQGDAARETARAKHAELIDRARQALDRDLAQLTAEAEVVEPALPPAFARWDNPAWHGYRVPMEIPMALRLGDLHLPESAGMSIPMLVRLPLERGLWIDSGRTGSFDGSIADSDDLRRLAMDTAVAHAARLLAVYPAGEYTVHVIDAAGSAASSLAPLVSTGVLAGPPAVGAAGVTDVLARLTQRVDLVQMAIRGGAADSLPPDLDTAEQLLIVNDFPHGFDDRAVTQLRYLADEGPAVGVHLMLVADREDAAAYGPLLDPLWRSLLRLTPVPDDHLADPWVGHTWTYDPSHVPPGSQVLQHVLTQVAAARRSWNR from the coding sequence ATGACGGCTGAGCTGGTCCGGGGGCAGAACCACCCGCTCTCCCAGGCACGACTTGAGATCCGGGTGTCGGCCGGCAAGCCGATCGTGGCCGGGGCCACGCTCAGCGACGAGCAGGGCAGGGTGCACGGTGTCGAGTGGGTGGCCCACCCGGGCTCACCCACTCTGCCCGGCATCGAGGTGTCCAAGCAGGCGGCGGCCGATCACCGGCTCGCGTGCGATCTGGACGCCCTGCCGGAGAGCGTGCACCGGGTCAGCGTGCTGCTCGCACTGCCGTCCGGAGTGGGCGGCCCGGTGCGGTTCGGCGTTGTCGCCGCCCCCTTCGTCGCGGTCACCGGACTCGACGGCTCCGAGGTCGCCAGCTACACGGTCACGGGGCTCGACGTCGAATCGGCGGTCGTCGCACTCGAGCTCTACCGCAGGCAGGGCGCCTGGAAGGTGCGCGCCGTGGGACAGGGTTACGCGGGCGGCCTCGCCGAGCTCCTCGCCGACCAGGGCCTGCCCCAGGCCCACCAGCTCGCGGGCAGCATCAACGAGGCGGTGGCCCAGGGCCTGGCGCGCTCGGTGGCCGCACCACCGCCGCGTACGGCCGAGGGCGACCGCTCGCGGCACGCCGCCGCCCCCGCCCTGGGCCAGGACCAGGGCGGATCGACGTCCCAGGCCGGTCCCGGCCAGGTGTCGCCGCAGCACGGACACCCGGGCGGGCCGGGATCCACGGCGTCCGGTGCCGGGCACGGCGGGCCGCAGTCCGGCTACCCCGCGGCGACCCCGCCGACGGACCCGTCCGCCGTCACCCAGCCCGCCGGACCCGGAGCCGGCGGCCCCGTCAACTACAGCCACCCGGGCAGGCAGGCCGCCGCGCCGCCTCCGCCCCCGCCGACCGCACCCCCGGCCCAGCCGGGGCAGCCCGCACAGCCCGTGGCTGGCGACGCGACCGGCTGGTCCATGGAGGAGCGCCTCTACAACCAGGTGTGGGGCATGTTCGAGGACCTGGCCCGTGCCACCGCCGCATATCGCAGCGCGGTCGACTTCGCCGAGTCCCGTATGGAGCAGGAGCTCGACAAAGTCCTCTCAGACCCCCGCAGCCGCATAGGCGGGCAGGGCGACGCCGCCCGCGAGACGGCCCGCGCCAAGCACGCCGAGCTGATCGACCGGGCCAGGCAGGCACTCGACCGCGACCTCGCCCAGCTCACCGCCGAGGCCGAGGTCGTCGAGCCCGCACTGCCGCCCGCGTTCGCGCGCTGGGACAATCCCGCCTGGCACGGCTACCGGGTGCCGATGGAGATCCCCATGGCTCTGCGCCTGGGAGATCTGCACCTGCCCGAGAGCGCGGGTATGAGCATCCCGATGCTGGTGAGGCTGCCGCTGGAGCGCGGTCTGTGGATCGACAGCGGCCGTACCGGGTCCTTCGACGGCTCGATCGCGGACTCCGACGACCTGCGCCGCCTCGCCATGGACACGGCCGTGGCGCATGCGGCCCGGCTCCTCGCCGTCTACCCGGCGGGCGAATACACCGTGCACGTCATCGACGCGGCGGGCTCGGCGGCCTCGTCCCTCGCGCCGCTCGTGAGCACCGGTGTGCTGGCCGGACCGCCCGCCGTCGGCGCCGCGGGGGTGACCGACGTGCTGGCCCGGCTGACCCAGCGGGTCGACCTGGTCCAGATGGCCATCCGGGGCGGTGCGGCGGACTCCCTGCCGCCCGACCTCGACACGGCCGAGCAACTGCTGATCGTCAACGACTTCCCGCACGGTTTCGACGACCGCGCCGTGACCCAGCTCCGCTATCTCGCGGACGAAGGTCCGGCTGTCGGTGTGCATCTCATGCTGGTCGCCGACCGGGAGGACGCCGCCGCGTACGGGCCGCTGCTCGACCCGCTGTGGCGGTCGCTGCTCCGGCTCACGCCGGTGCCCGACGACCATCTCGCGGACCCGTGGGTCGGGCACACGTGGACCTACGACCCCTCGCACGTCCCGCCGGGCAGCCAGGTGCTCCAGCACGTCCTCACCCAGGTCGCGGCCGCCCGTCGCTCCTGGAACCGCTGA
- a CDS encoding MFS transporter, with protein MDRARTVKPPSMLRLAVAALAGTAIEFYDFFVYGTAAALVLGPLFFPTFSPVAGTLAAFGTFAVGFVARPLGSVLFGHIGDRHGRRPVLVASLLLTGAATVAVGCVPTYDSIGTAAPVLLLVLRFLQGLGLGGEWGGAVLLTAEHAPAHRRGLWSSFPQIGPALGFVLANGVMLALSATLSEAQFASWGWRVPFWAAGVLAAAGLWLRSSLAESPQFLEMREHARVPLAEVVRGHWRLVLLTAGALAVGYALFYAVTTWSLAYATERLGVSRTVMLACIMAAVVVKGALTPVAAVLGDRYGRRPLCLAGCAGAALWMFPMIALLSTGEPLLMFFGFLVALIAFVTMFAVIAAYLPELYEPRVRCTGAAVGYNLGGVLGGALTPIVATAIVEQSGRVPWGVAAYLTGVALLSLGCFALLPETRPVTVVAAEPATG; from the coding sequence ATGGACCGTGCACGCACCGTAAAGCCCCCTTCCATGCTGCGGCTCGCCGTCGCCGCGCTCGCCGGGACGGCCATCGAGTTCTACGACTTCTTTGTCTACGGGACGGCGGCCGCCCTCGTCCTGGGCCCGCTGTTCTTCCCCACCTTCTCGCCGGTGGCGGGCACGCTGGCGGCCTTCGGGACGTTCGCGGTCGGGTTCGTGGCGCGACCACTGGGTTCGGTCCTGTTCGGGCACATCGGGGACCGGCACGGACGGCGGCCCGTGCTCGTCGCCTCCTTGCTGCTGACCGGCGCAGCGACCGTCGCGGTCGGCTGCGTACCGACGTACGACTCCATCGGTACGGCCGCTCCCGTACTGCTCCTTGTGCTGCGTTTCCTGCAAGGGCTGGGGCTCGGCGGGGAATGGGGCGGGGCGGTGCTGCTGACCGCGGAGCACGCGCCCGCCCATCGTCGCGGGCTGTGGTCGAGCTTCCCCCAGATCGGGCCGGCGCTGGGTTTCGTCCTCGCCAACGGTGTGATGCTGGCGCTGTCGGCGACGCTCTCCGAGGCGCAGTTCGCGTCCTGGGGCTGGCGGGTGCCCTTCTGGGCGGCGGGCGTGCTCGCCGCCGCCGGGCTGTGGCTGCGGTCCTCCCTCGCCGAGAGCCCGCAGTTCCTCGAAATGCGGGAGCACGCGCGCGTGCCGCTCGCCGAAGTGGTCCGCGGCCACTGGAGGTTGGTGCTGCTGACGGCAGGGGCGCTCGCGGTCGGTTACGCGCTGTTCTACGCCGTGACCACCTGGTCCCTCGCCTACGCGACCGAGCGGCTCGGGGTGAGCCGTACCGTCATGCTGGCCTGCATCATGGCGGCCGTCGTGGTGAAGGGAGCGCTCACTCCGGTGGCGGCCGTCCTGGGCGACCGCTACGGACGGCGGCCACTGTGTCTCGCGGGTTGCGCGGGTGCCGCGCTGTGGATGTTCCCCATGATCGCGCTGCTGTCGACGGGTGAACCGCTGCTGATGTTCTTCGGGTTCCTGGTGGCGCTGATCGCGTTCGTGACGATGTTCGCCGTGATCGCCGCGTATCTGCCGGAGCTGTACGAGCCGCGGGTGCGCTGCACGGGCGCCGCGGTCGGCTACAACCTGGGCGGTGTGCTCGGCGGCGCGCTCACCCCGATCGTGGCGACGGCGATCGTCGAACAGAGCGGACGGGTGCCGTGGGGCGTGGCCGCCTACCTGACAGGCGTCGCGCTGCTCAGCCTGGGGTGCTTCGCGTTGCTCCCGGAGACCCGGCCGGTGACCGTGGTGGCTGCCGAGCCGGCCACGGGGTGA
- a CDS encoding TerC family protein: MDVSVTLWVLTIVGLAALIAVDFFIGRKPHDVSIKEAGIWTVVWIVLAALFGLGLLVFSGGQPAGEFFAGFITEKSLSVDNLFVFVLIMAKFAVPTQYQQRVLLVGVLIALVLRAIFIAAGAAILASFAWVFYIFGAFLIYTAWKLIQEARANDEDEEFEENRLLKAAERRFGVADRYHGTKLWIQQNGKRVMTPMLVVMLAIGTTDVLFALDSIPAIFGLTQDPYIVFTANAFALMGLRQLYFLIGGLLKKLVHLSYGLSVILGFIGVKLVLHALHESGVHVPEISIPVSLGVICAVLVVTTITSLIASKKQTAEEARKAEETQKAEGPEKDSIDV; this comes from the coding sequence GTGGATGTTTCCGTGACCCTTTGGGTCCTCACGATCGTGGGCCTCGCGGCCCTCATCGCGGTCGATTTCTTCATCGGCCGCAAGCCGCACGACGTATCAATCAAGGAAGCCGGGATCTGGACGGTCGTCTGGATCGTCCTGGCCGCACTGTTCGGACTCGGACTGCTCGTCTTCTCGGGTGGTCAGCCCGCCGGAGAGTTCTTCGCGGGCTTCATCACCGAGAAGTCTCTGAGCGTCGACAACCTCTTCGTCTTCGTCCTCATCATGGCGAAGTTCGCGGTGCCCACGCAGTACCAGCAGCGTGTGCTCCTGGTCGGTGTGCTCATCGCCCTGGTCCTGCGTGCGATCTTCATCGCCGCGGGTGCAGCGATTCTCGCGAGCTTCGCGTGGGTCTTCTACATCTTCGGCGCGTTCCTCATCTACACCGCCTGGAAGCTGATCCAGGAAGCCCGGGCCAACGACGAGGACGAGGAGTTCGAGGAGAACCGGCTGCTCAAGGCCGCCGAGCGCCGCTTCGGTGTCGCCGACCGCTACCACGGCACCAAGCTGTGGATCCAGCAGAACGGCAAGCGGGTCATGACCCCGATGCTGGTCGTCATGCTGGCGATCGGCACCACCGACGTGCTCTTCGCGCTCGACTCGATCCCCGCGATCTTCGGCCTGACGCAGGACCCGTACATCGTCTTCACGGCCAACGCGTTCGCGCTGATGGGCCTGCGGCAGCTGTACTTCCTGATCGGTGGACTCCTCAAGAAGCTGGTCCACCTCAGCTACGGCCTGTCGGTCATCCTCGGATTCATCGGCGTCAAGCTGGTGCTGCACGCGCTGCACGAGTCCGGCGTCCATGTTCCGGAGATCTCCATCCCGGTCTCCCTCGGCGTGATCTGTGCCGTCCTGGTGGTCACCACGATCACCAGCCTGATCGCCTCCAAGAAGCAGACGGCCGAAGAAGCCCGCAAGGCTGAAGAGACCCAGAAGGCCGAAGGGCCCGAGAAGGACAGCATCGACGTCTGA
- the uvrB gene encoding excinuclease ABC subunit UvrB → MRPVSKIERTVAPFEVVSPYQPSGDQPAAIADLERRILAGEKDVVLLGATGTGKSATTAWMIEKLQRPTLVMAPNKTLAAQLANEFRELLPNNAVEYFVSYYDYYQPEAYVPQSDTYIEKDSSINEEVERLRHSATNSLLTRRDVIVVASVSCIYGLGTPQEYVDRMVNLKVGDEIDRDDLLRRFVDIQYTRNDLAFTRGTFRVRGDTIEIFPVYEELAVRIEMFGDEIEALSTLHPLTGEIISDDQQQYVFPATHYVAGPERLERAAHAIEKELGERLTELEKQGKLLEAQRLRMRTTYDLEMLRQIGSCSGVENYSMHFDDREPGSPPNTLLDYFPDDFLLVIDESHVTVPQIGAMYEGDASRKRTLVDHGFRLPSALDNRPLKWEEFQQRVGQAVYLSATPGKYELSRGDGFVEQIIRPTGLIDPEVVVKPTEGQIDDLVHEIRERTAKDERVLVTTLTKKMAEDLTDYFLEMGIQVRYLHSDVDTLRRVELLRELRAGEFDVLVGINLLREGLDLPEVSLVSILDADKEGFLRSGTSLIQTIGRAARNVSGQVHMYADKITPAMEKAIEETNRRREKQVAYNTERGIDPQPLRKKINDIVAQIAREDVDTEQLLGSGYRKSKDGKSAKAPVPALGSKADKGAGSAKGRSKETVPTDRPAAELAEQIEEMTQRMRTAAADLHFEIAARLRDEVSEMKKELRQMKEAGIA, encoded by the coding sequence ATGCGGCCCGTATCCAAGATCGAACGCACGGTGGCGCCTTTCGAGGTCGTCAGTCCCTACCAGCCCAGCGGCGACCAGCCCGCTGCCATCGCCGACCTCGAGCGGCGCATCCTCGCAGGTGAGAAGGATGTCGTCCTCCTCGGCGCGACCGGCACGGGCAAGTCCGCGACCACCGCGTGGATGATCGAGAAGCTTCAGCGTCCCACCCTCGTGATGGCGCCGAACAAGACGCTGGCCGCCCAGCTGGCCAACGAGTTCCGCGAGCTGCTGCCGAACAACGCGGTCGAGTACTTCGTCTCGTACTACGACTACTACCAGCCCGAGGCCTACGTCCCGCAGTCGGACACCTACATCGAGAAGGACTCCTCGATCAACGAGGAGGTGGAGCGCCTGCGCCACTCCGCCACCAACTCGCTGCTCACCCGCCGGGACGTCATCGTGGTCGCCTCGGTCTCCTGCATCTACGGTCTCGGCACGCCGCAGGAGTACGTGGACCGCATGGTCAACCTCAAGGTCGGCGACGAGATCGACCGCGACGACCTGCTCCGCCGCTTCGTCGACATCCAGTACACGCGCAACGACCTGGCCTTCACCCGCGGCACCTTCCGTGTCCGCGGCGACACCATCGAGATCTTCCCGGTCTACGAGGAGCTGGCCGTCCGCATCGAGATGTTCGGCGACGAGATCGAGGCGCTCTCCACACTGCACCCGCTCACCGGCGAGATCATCAGCGACGACCAGCAGCAGTACGTCTTCCCGGCCACCCACTACGTCGCCGGACCCGAGCGCCTGGAGCGCGCCGCCCACGCCATCGAGAAGGAGCTCGGCGAGCGCCTGACGGAGCTGGAGAAGCAGGGCAAGCTCCTGGAGGCCCAGCGCCTTCGCATGCGCACGACGTACGACCTGGAGATGCTCCGCCAGATCGGCTCCTGCTCGGGCGTCGAGAACTACTCGATGCACTTCGACGACCGTGAGCCCGGCTCCCCGCCGAACACGCTGCTCGACTACTTCCCGGACGACTTCCTGCTCGTCATCGACGAGTCGCACGTCACCGTGCCCCAGATCGGCGCGATGTACGAGGGCGACGCCTCCCGCAAGCGCACCCTCGTCGACCACGGCTTCCGGCTGCCGTCCGCCCTGGACAACCGCCCGCTGAAGTGGGAGGAGTTCCAGCAGCGCGTCGGCCAGGCCGTCTACCTGTCCGCGACACCGGGCAAGTACGAGCTCTCGCGCGGGGACGGCTTCGTCGAGCAGATCATCCGCCCCACCGGCCTCATCGACCCCGAGGTCGTCGTCAAGCCCACCGAGGGCCAGATCGACGACCTGGTGCACGAGATCCGCGAGCGCACCGCGAAGGACGAGCGGGTCCTGGTCACCACGCTCACCAAGAAGATGGCCGAGGACCTCACCGACTACTTCCTCGAAATGGGCATCCAGGTCCGGTACCTGCACAGCGACGTCGACACCCTGCGCCGGGTCGAACTGCTGCGTGAGCTGCGCGCCGGAGAGTTCGACGTCCTCGTCGGCATCAACCTCCTCAGGGAGGGACTCGACCTCCCGGAGGTGTCCCTGGTGTCGATCCTCGACGCCGACAAGGAGGGCTTCCTGCGCTCCGGTACCTCGCTGATCCAGACCATCGGCCGCGCGGCCCGCAACGTCTCCGGTCAGGTCCACATGTACGCCGACAAGATCACCCCGGCGATGGAGAAGGCCATCGAGGAGACCAACCGCCGCCGGGAGAAGCAGGTCGCGTACAACACGGAGCGGGGCATCGACCCGCAGCCTCTCCGTAAGAAGATCAACGACATCGTGGCGCAGATCGCCCGCGAGGACGTCGACACGGAGCAGCTGCTCGGCTCGGGCTACCGCAAGTCGAAGGACGGCAAGAGCGCCAAGGCCCCCGTGCCCGCACTCGGGTCGAAGGCGGACAAGGGAGCCGGTTCCGCCAAGGGCAGGAGCAAGGAGACCGTGCCGACCGACCGCCCCGCGGCGGAACTCGCGGAGCAGATCGAGGAGATGACGCAGCGGATGCGCACGGCCGCCGCTGACCTGCACTTCGAGATCGCCGCGCGGCTGCGTGACGAGGTCTCGGAGATGAAGAAGGAGCTGCGGCAGATGAAGGAAGCCGGTATCGCCTGA
- a CDS encoding calcium:proton antiporter, whose translation MLVRLRSLVTQWTAVVPVIAIVLLVLTWGRDLPGAVVALVTLVLAGAVLAAVHHAEVVAHRVGEPFGSLVLAVAVTIIEVALIVTLMADGGDKSSTLARDTVFAAVMITCNGIVGLSLLVASLRHGLAVFNAEGTGAALATVATLATLSLVLPTFTTSKPGPEFSTTQLTFAALSSLVLYGMFVATQTVRHRDYFLPITRQGEVIDADDHADTPSSGTARTSLGLLGLALVGVVGLAKGVSPTIESGVEAAGMPHAVVGVIIALLVLLPETIAALRSARRDRVQTSLNLALGSAMASIGLTIPAVAVASIWLSGPLVLGLGATHMVLLALTVVVSSLTVVPGRATPLQGGVHLVLFAAYLELAINP comes from the coding sequence ATGCTCGTTCGGCTCCGGTCACTCGTGACGCAGTGGACAGCCGTCGTGCCGGTGATCGCGATCGTCCTGCTGGTCCTCACATGGGGCCGTGATCTGCCCGGTGCGGTCGTCGCCCTGGTGACGCTGGTGCTGGCCGGTGCCGTGCTGGCCGCGGTCCACCATGCCGAGGTGGTCGCCCACCGGGTGGGTGAGCCCTTCGGTTCGCTGGTCCTCGCCGTCGCCGTCACGATCATCGAGGTGGCGCTCATCGTCACCCTCATGGCGGACGGCGGGGACAAAAGCTCCACGCTGGCCCGCGACACCGTCTTCGCGGCAGTGATGATCACCTGCAACGGAATCGTCGGCCTGAGTCTGCTGGTCGCCTCGCTGCGGCACGGCTTGGCGGTGTTCAACGCGGAGGGGACCGGCGCGGCTCTCGCGACCGTGGCGACACTGGCGACGCTCAGCCTGGTCCTGCCGACCTTCACCACCAGCAAGCCGGGCCCGGAGTTCTCCACCACCCAGCTGACCTTCGCCGCCCTCTCCTCGCTCGTCCTGTACGGCATGTTCGTCGCCACGCAGACCGTGCGGCACCGCGACTACTTCCTGCCGATCACACGACAGGGCGAGGTGATCGACGCGGACGACCACGCCGACACCCCCTCCTCCGGGACGGCGAGGACCAGTCTGGGACTGCTCGGCCTGGCGCTGGTCGGCGTGGTCGGACTCGCCAAGGGCGTCTCACCCACCATCGAGTCCGGGGTGGAGGCGGCCGGGATGCCGCACGCCGTGGTCGGCGTGATCATCGCTCTGCTCGTCCTGCTTCCGGAGACGATCGCCGCGCTGCGCTCCGCCCGCCGTGACCGTGTGCAGACCAGCCTGAACCTGGCCCTCGGTTCGGCGATGGCGAGCATCGGCCTGACCATCCCGGCCGTGGCCGTCGCGTCCATCTGGCTCTCCGGCCCGCTCGTCCTCGGCCTGGGTGCCACCCACATGGTGCTGCTCGCGCTGACCGTCGTGGTCAGCTCCCTCACGGTGGTCCCCGGCCGGGCGACCCCGCTTCAGGGCGGTGTGCATCTGGTCCTGTTCGCGGCCTATCTGGAACTCGCGATCAACCCGTAG
- a CDS encoding TerD family protein — translation MTVNMTKGQAISLQKNDGGTLTAVRMGLGWQAAPRRGLFGSRTREIDLDASAVLFADKQPVDVVFFRHLVSDDGSVRHTGDNLVGGVGQGGDDEAILVDLARIPVHIDQIVFTVNSFTGQTFQEVQDAFCRLVDETNGQELARYTLAGGGQYTAQIMAKVHRAGTGWQMTALGTPANGRTFQDLMPAILPHL, via the coding sequence GTGACGGTCAACATGACCAAGGGTCAGGCCATCAGTCTGCAGAAGAACGACGGAGGCACGCTGACCGCGGTACGCATGGGGCTCGGCTGGCAGGCAGCCCCGCGTCGTGGCCTGTTCGGCTCTCGCACCCGCGAGATCGACCTCGACGCGTCCGCCGTGCTCTTCGCGGACAAGCAGCCGGTCGACGTGGTGTTCTTCCGTCACCTCGTCAGCGACGACGGCTCCGTGCGGCACACCGGTGACAACCTCGTCGGCGGCGTGGGCCAGGGCGGGGACGACGAGGCGATCCTCGTCGACCTCGCGCGCATCCCGGTCCACATCGACCAGATCGTCTTCACCGTGAACTCGTTCACCGGCCAGACGTTCCAGGAGGTGCAGGACGCGTTCTGCCGTCTGGTCGACGAGACCAACGGCCAGGAGCTCGCCAGGTACACCCTGGCCGGCGGCGGCCAGTACACGGCACAGATCATGGCGAAGGTCCACCGTGCGGGCACGGGCTGGCAGATGACCGCTCTCGGTACGCCTGCCAACGGCCGCACCTTCCAGGACCTGATGCCGGCGATCCTGCCGCACCTGTAG